A single Corallococcus silvisoli DNA region contains:
- a CDS encoding myxosortase-dependent M36 family metallopeptidase, with translation MRLREKLLTSLLLVPVAGTSAWAKERSNFDAFLEQRDSRSLAVDTNTAVSRGLRIEHTEQRLGVPTFAWATQDGALSKSVIRAGMTAENAARAHLQTVADSYRLSRDDVSGASLRAMHNTGKGAIVATFNQTVNGIPVFRNELKVIMGQDLRLVAVSGYLAPSELTLTARTKSRGAFQLSAADAVSGAFKDLTGSGTQATSFINAGTQGDYTYFELSPGAKSTLAQDLAVPARARQVFFTMSGALEPAWYVEVNAGPKAARSSQYFSYVVSAATGAVLFRNDLTVDAAGTPFTYKVWADTTSPFIPEDGPQGNDATPHPTGTRDGFQIPLNRPAHDITLANSPYSQNDPWLPANATQTTGNNVDAYADLSAPDGFQPNSADIRAETTSANTFAYVYDTTKAPGSSPQQIKASVVNLFYVNNFLHDWFYDSGFDEASGNAQSYNFGRGGAESDPIQAQAQDYGGRNNANMSTPADGASPRMQMYVFDGTPELSVTAPATLAGVYEASSAAYGKQAYDMTGELKTPPTTNPLGCAAFDAGYFTGKIALIDRGTCNFVVKSLFAQQAGAIATVIVNNAPGSPISMGGNGTDDAKVTTPSLMITQAAGVAWKAALGTGPVSVKFLREPNQDRDGTLDNGIIAHEWGHYISNRLIGNAAGLSNNQGRSMGEGWGDFHAMLMQVRASDVTKPGNNQWQGVYSTAGYVSSGGKNQGYYYGIRRLPYSTDMSKNAYTFKHISNFNALPADSTSTDTSINSEVHNSGEVWATMLWECYASLLNAHPFPEAQDRMKRYLVAAYKATPNAPTFTEARDAVLAVAQANDPADYSRFVAAFAKRGMGFGAKSPDRNTFDHLSVVESFSTGGNLEVVSVQLDDSVSGCDQDGILDVGEQGRLKLVVRNTGGGGLSAFTGTISTSSSTATLAFPAGNTVSVPALSRGAQTTLSIPVSLTAVSGANARAGLKVLFDSTEIPTAAKTVTFDPRVNYDNVPAVSNTESFESGLSAWTVSQNLSSSGDFTLSGTPANQYAHGQSPSSAAEITLTSPWMTVDEAQDFTISYKYRHSFEYDFGSTKAAYDGAVLEFTVDGIDWIDPWDLYPVVDADPGYVAAIQLGGQNPIEGRAAMARVSAGFPAFTAASIDFGDFFPSLGLKNVRFRFRVASDVAVGGYGLDVDDVKFTGATAVFPSQADQGATPGACNVRPVANPGPAQAVAEGRIVGGVFTRTTVTLNGSGSFDPDAAPGSVLTYNWTQVGGYTPVTLTGANTATPSFVANVDYDDVLTFQLVVTDAAGKTSFPKTVDVKITNVNQVPVAVASAQASVDERDPTPVVLDASGSSDPDPLDNGTLTYSWAQTGGTPTVTLTNATKAKASFLAPEVTADTQLTFTVTVTDSSAAKATKSVAVTVKNVDRAPVANAGADIAADARSTVTLSGSGSDPDGTAVTYFWEQKVGPTVTLTGADTATASFTAPDVSAPTELTFQLTVSSGGLSTTDLVNVTVRKANRHPVGQAPAAIDADEGSNVELDASGITDPDGDALTYAWIQVGGPAVTATGTDSATLKFTAPEVQVDTAVAFSLTVKDSDGAVAGPFVYTVNVKQVNQAPVAKARIISAVRPGELVKLDASTSTDPDHEALTYAWAQTGGPSVTLSGADTAEASFTAKKSTNAENYTFTVTVKDAAGASSTAEVKVAVAKYEEPVTEQPKDDGGCSSTGGSVGGMAPLMALFAAMALSRRRKA, from the coding sequence ATGCGTCTCAGGGAAAAACTGTTGACCAGCCTGCTGCTGGTGCCCGTCGCGGGTACCAGCGCGTGGGCCAAGGAGCGGTCGAATTTCGACGCGTTCCTGGAGCAGCGGGATTCTCGCTCGCTGGCCGTGGATACCAACACGGCCGTGTCCCGTGGGCTTCGCATCGAGCACACCGAGCAGCGGCTCGGCGTGCCCACGTTCGCGTGGGCGACCCAGGACGGAGCGCTGTCCAAGTCCGTCATCCGCGCTGGCATGACGGCGGAGAACGCGGCGCGCGCGCACCTGCAGACCGTGGCGGACAGCTACCGGCTGTCGCGTGACGACGTCTCGGGCGCTTCGCTGCGCGCGATGCACAACACCGGCAAGGGCGCCATCGTCGCGACCTTCAACCAGACGGTGAACGGCATCCCGGTCTTCCGCAACGAGCTGAAGGTCATCATGGGCCAGGACCTGCGCCTGGTGGCCGTCAGCGGCTACCTGGCCCCGTCCGAGCTCACGCTCACCGCCCGCACGAAGTCGCGCGGCGCGTTCCAGCTGAGCGCGGCGGACGCGGTCTCCGGTGCGTTCAAGGACCTGACGGGCTCCGGCACGCAGGCCACCTCGTTCATCAACGCGGGCACGCAGGGCGACTACACCTACTTCGAGCTGTCCCCCGGCGCGAAGTCCACGCTGGCGCAGGACCTGGCCGTCCCGGCCCGTGCCCGGCAGGTGTTCTTCACGATGTCCGGCGCGCTCGAGCCCGCCTGGTACGTGGAGGTCAACGCCGGCCCGAAGGCGGCGCGCTCCAGCCAGTACTTCTCCTACGTGGTGTCGGCGGCCACCGGCGCGGTGCTCTTCCGCAACGACCTGACCGTGGACGCGGCGGGCACGCCCTTCACGTACAAGGTCTGGGCGGACACGACGTCTCCGTTCATCCCGGAGGACGGTCCCCAGGGCAACGACGCGACCCCGCACCCCACGGGCACGCGCGACGGCTTCCAGATCCCGCTGAACCGCCCGGCGCACGACATCACCCTGGCGAACAGCCCCTACAGCCAGAATGACCCCTGGCTGCCGGCCAACGCCACGCAGACCACGGGCAACAACGTGGACGCGTACGCGGACCTGTCCGCGCCGGACGGCTTCCAACCGAACAGCGCCGACATCCGCGCGGAGACGACCAGCGCCAACACGTTCGCGTACGTCTACGACACCACCAAGGCGCCGGGGTCCAGCCCCCAGCAGATCAAGGCCTCGGTGGTGAACCTGTTCTATGTGAACAACTTCCTGCACGACTGGTTCTACGACTCCGGCTTCGACGAGGCCTCGGGCAACGCCCAGTCGTACAACTTCGGCCGCGGTGGCGCGGAGAGCGACCCCATCCAGGCCCAGGCCCAGGACTACGGCGGCCGCAACAACGCGAACATGAGCACGCCGGCGGACGGTGCGTCGCCGCGCATGCAGATGTACGTGTTCGACGGTACGCCCGAGCTGTCCGTGACGGCGCCCGCCACCCTGGCCGGCGTCTACGAGGCCAGCTCCGCGGCCTACGGCAAGCAGGCGTACGACATGACAGGGGAGCTCAAGACTCCTCCGACCACCAACCCGCTAGGCTGCGCCGCGTTCGACGCAGGCTACTTCACCGGTAAGATCGCGCTCATCGACCGCGGCACGTGCAACTTCGTGGTCAAGTCGCTCTTCGCCCAGCAGGCGGGCGCGATCGCCACGGTCATCGTCAACAACGCGCCGGGCAGCCCCATCTCCATGGGTGGCAATGGCACGGATGACGCGAAGGTCACCACACCCTCGCTGATGATCACCCAGGCGGCGGGCGTCGCATGGAAGGCGGCGCTGGGCACCGGTCCGGTGAGCGTGAAGTTCCTGCGCGAACCGAACCAGGACCGCGACGGCACGCTCGACAACGGAATCATCGCCCACGAGTGGGGTCACTACATCAGCAACCGCCTCATCGGAAACGCCGCAGGCCTCAGCAACAACCAGGGCCGCTCGATGGGCGAGGGCTGGGGTGACTTCCACGCGATGCTGATGCAGGTGCGCGCGTCTGACGTGACCAAGCCCGGCAACAACCAGTGGCAAGGCGTCTACAGCACCGCCGGCTACGTTAGCAGCGGAGGCAAGAACCAGGGCTACTACTACGGCATCCGTCGTCTGCCCTACTCGACGGACATGAGCAAGAACGCCTACACGTTCAAGCACATCTCCAACTTCAACGCGCTTCCCGCCGACTCCACCTCGACGGACACGTCCATCAACAGCGAGGTCCACAACAGCGGTGAAGTGTGGGCCACGATGCTGTGGGAGTGCTACGCGAGCCTGCTGAACGCGCACCCGTTCCCGGAGGCGCAGGATCGCATGAAGCGCTACCTCGTCGCCGCCTACAAGGCGACGCCGAACGCGCCCACCTTCACGGAAGCCCGCGACGCGGTGCTGGCGGTGGCGCAGGCCAACGACCCGGCCGACTACAGCCGCTTCGTGGCGGCGTTCGCCAAGCGCGGCATGGGCTTTGGCGCCAAGTCTCCGGATCGCAATACGTTCGACCACCTGAGCGTGGTGGAGAGCTTCTCCACGGGCGGCAACCTGGAAGTCGTCAGCGTCCAGCTGGATGACAGCGTGAGCGGCTGCGACCAGGACGGCATCCTGGACGTGGGCGAGCAGGGTCGGCTCAAGCTCGTCGTGCGCAACACGGGCGGTGGCGGGCTGAGCGCCTTCACCGGCACGATCAGCACCTCCAGTTCCACGGCCACCCTGGCGTTCCCGGCGGGCAACACGGTGTCCGTCCCCGCCCTGTCGCGCGGCGCGCAGACCACCCTCTCCATCCCGGTGAGCCTCACCGCGGTGTCGGGTGCGAACGCTCGCGCGGGCCTGAAGGTCCTCTTCGACTCGACGGAGATTCCGACGGCGGCGAAGACGGTGACGTTCGACCCCCGCGTCAACTACGACAACGTGCCGGCCGTCAGCAACACGGAGAGCTTCGAGTCCGGCCTGTCTGCCTGGACGGTGTCGCAGAACCTCTCGTCCTCCGGTGACTTCACGCTGTCCGGCACGCCGGCCAACCAGTACGCGCACGGCCAGTCTCCGTCCTCCGCGGCGGAGATCACCCTCACCAGCCCCTGGATGACGGTGGACGAGGCGCAGGACTTCACCATCAGCTACAAGTACCGTCACTCCTTTGAGTACGACTTCGGCAGCACCAAGGCCGCCTACGACGGCGCGGTGCTGGAGTTCACGGTCGACGGCATCGACTGGATCGACCCCTGGGATCTGTACCCGGTGGTGGACGCGGATCCGGGCTATGTGGCCGCCATCCAGCTGGGCGGCCAGAACCCCATCGAGGGCCGCGCCGCGATGGCGCGGGTGAGCGCGGGCTTCCCGGCCTTCACGGCGGCGAGCATCGACTTCGGTGACTTCTTCCCCAGCCTGGGCCTGAAGAACGTGCGCTTCCGCTTCCGCGTCGCCTCCGACGTGGCCGTGGGTGGCTACGGTCTGGACGTGGATGACGTGAAGTTCACCGGCGCCACGGCCGTGTTCCCGTCGCAGGCCGACCAGGGCGCCACGCCCGGCGCTTGCAACGTGCGCCCGGTGGCCAACCCGGGCCCGGCGCAGGCCGTGGCCGAGGGTCGCATCGTCGGCGGCGTGTTCACGCGAACGACGGTCACCCTGAACGGCTCCGGCAGCTTCGATCCGGACGCCGCCCCGGGCTCCGTGCTCACCTACAACTGGACGCAGGTGGGCGGCTACACGCCGGTGACGCTGACCGGCGCGAACACCGCGACGCCGAGCTTCGTGGCGAACGTGGACTATGACGACGTGCTCACCTTCCAGCTCGTCGTCACCGACGCGGCTGGCAAGACGAGCTTCCCGAAGACGGTGGACGTCAAGATCACCAACGTGAACCAGGTGCCGGTCGCCGTTGCCTCCGCGCAGGCCTCGGTGGACGAGCGTGACCCCACGCCGGTCGTCCTGGATGCCTCGGGCTCGTCGGATCCGGACCCGCTCGACAACGGCACCCTGACGTACTCCTGGGCGCAGACGGGCGGCACGCCCACCGTGACGCTGACCAACGCCACCAAGGCGAAGGCCTCGTTCCTGGCGCCGGAAGTGACGGCGGACACGCAGCTGACCTTCACGGTCACCGTGACGGACAGCAGCGCCGCGAAGGCGACGAAGTCCGTCGCCGTGACGGTGAAGAACGTGGACCGCGCTCCGGTGGCCAACGCCGGCGCGGACATCGCCGCGGACGCTCGCTCCACGGTGACGCTGTCGGGCTCCGGCTCGGATCCGGATGGCACGGCGGTCACCTACTTCTGGGAGCAGAAGGTCGGCCCCACGGTGACCCTGACGGGTGCGGACACGGCGACGGCGAGCTTCACGGCGCCGGACGTCAGCGCCCCCACCGAGCTGACCTTCCAGCTCACCGTGTCCTCCGGTGGCCTGTCCACCACGGACCTGGTCAACGTCACGGTCCGCAAGGCGAACCGCCACCCGGTGGGCCAGGCTCCGGCCGCCATCGACGCGGACGAGGGCAGCAACGTGGAGCTGGACGCGTCCGGCATCACGGATCCGGATGGTGACGCCCTCACCTACGCCTGGATCCAGGTCGGTGGCCCCGCTGTGACGGCCACGGGCACGGATTCGGCCACGCTGAAGTTCACCGCGCCGGAGGTCCAGGTCGACACGGCCGTGGCCTTCAGCCTGACGGTGAAGGACTCGGACGGCGCCGTCGCCGGCCCGTTCGTCTACACGGTGAACGTGAAGCAGGTGAACCAGGCGCCGGTCGCCAAGGCCCGCATCATCTCGGCCGTGCGTCCCGGTGAGCTGGTGAAGCTCGACGCCTCCACGTCCACGGATCCGGACCACGAGGCGCTGACCTACGCCTGGGCCCAGACGGGTGGCCCGTCCGTGACGCTCTCTGGCGCCGACACCGCCGAGGCCAGCTTCACGGCGAAGAAGTCCACGAACGCGGAGAACTACACCTTCACCGTGACGGTGAAGGACGCGGCCGGGGCCTCCAGCACCGCCGAGGTGAAGGTCGCCGTGGCGAAGTACGAGGAGCCGGTGACGGAGCAGCCGAAGGATGATGGCGGCTGCTCCTCCACGGGCGGCTCCGTGGGCGGCATGGCGCCGCTGATGGCGCTGTTCGCGGCCATGGCGCTCTCGCGCCGTCGCAAGGCGTAG
- a CDS encoding SDR family oxidoreductase, whose product MSETSTTHRPGTYFITGYPGFIGKRLVEHIAREDPEGHIYALVQPKAFKEAQALAAKVKGARVELLTGDAVDMHLGLSGEEYQRLCERVTDIFHLAAVSQLGVPKETAWRVNVDGTRNLLELARDCENLSRFNHFSTCYVSGDRVGVIAEDELDRAQSFRNAYEETKFQAERLVQRAAATLPVTVFRPSSVVGDSRTGEIDRFEGPYYLGILLVTSPLVVPLPLPGNGVAPLNVVPVDFVVEAVWRLSRDARAKGRTFHLVDPNPMSARRVYELIAEKAHKRLPRFNLSARAADVMLRLPVLEKLARPQRAAISYVNHLAIYNCHNTLELLDGTGVRCPPLSSYLDQLVAYVREQYKQRREGAEVEDPLDHGPLPSGDEASARRSRR is encoded by the coding sequence ATGAGTGAGACGTCGACGACGCACAGGCCAGGCACCTACTTCATCACCGGCTATCCGGGGTTCATCGGCAAGCGGCTGGTGGAGCACATCGCGCGGGAGGACCCGGAAGGGCACATCTACGCGCTGGTGCAGCCCAAGGCCTTCAAGGAAGCGCAGGCGCTCGCGGCGAAGGTGAAGGGCGCGCGCGTGGAGCTGCTCACCGGGGACGCGGTGGACATGCACCTGGGCCTGTCCGGCGAGGAGTACCAGCGCCTGTGCGAGCGGGTGACGGACATCTTCCACCTGGCGGCGGTGTCGCAGCTGGGGGTGCCCAAGGAGACCGCGTGGCGGGTGAACGTGGACGGCACGCGCAACCTGCTGGAGCTGGCGCGCGACTGCGAGAACCTGTCGCGCTTCAACCACTTCTCCACCTGCTACGTGTCCGGCGACCGGGTGGGCGTCATCGCCGAGGACGAACTGGACCGGGCCCAGTCCTTCCGCAACGCGTACGAGGAGACGAAGTTCCAGGCGGAGCGGCTGGTGCAGCGGGCCGCGGCCACGCTCCCCGTCACCGTGTTCCGGCCGTCCAGCGTGGTGGGCGACTCGCGCACGGGGGAGATCGACCGGTTCGAGGGCCCCTACTACCTGGGCATCCTGCTCGTCACGTCTCCGCTGGTGGTGCCGCTGCCCCTGCCGGGCAACGGCGTCGCGCCGCTCAACGTCGTCCCGGTGGACTTCGTGGTGGAGGCCGTGTGGCGGCTGTCGCGCGATGCGCGGGCGAAGGGGCGCACCTTCCACCTGGTGGACCCCAACCCCATGAGCGCGCGGCGCGTGTACGAGCTCATCGCGGAGAAGGCGCACAAGCGGCTGCCGCGCTTCAACCTGTCCGCGCGCGCCGCGGACGTGATGCTGCGGCTGCCGGTGCTGGAGAAGCTGGCGCGGCCCCAGCGCGCGGCCATCAGCTACGTGAACCACCTGGCCATCTACAACTGCCACAACACGCTGGAGCTGCTCGACGGCACGGGCGTGCGCTGCCCGCCGCTGTCGTCGTACCTGGATCAGCTCGTCGCCTACGTGCGCGAACAGTACAAGCAGCGCCGGGAGGGCGCGGAGGTGGAGGATCCGCTCGACCACGGGCCCCTGCCCTCCGGTGATGAGGCCTCCGCGCGGCGCTCGCGCCGCTGA
- the coaE gene encoding dephospho-CoA kinase (Dephospho-CoA kinase (CoaE) performs the final step in coenzyme A biosynthesis.), producing MHVFGLTGGIASGKSTVSRMLRELGARVLDADVLAREVVEPGTPGLQRIRERFPGVVGPDGRLDRVRLGAHIFADPAERAALNAIVHPEVRALFLQKLQALEAEGITHAIYDVPLLIETGLHTAMEGVAVVWVPRDVQKARLMARDGLDAEQAEARLQAQLSLDDKRAHATWVIDNSGAPEATRPQVEAVWRAMLARG from the coding sequence GTGCACGTCTTCGGCCTGACGGGCGGCATCGCCTCCGGCAAGAGCACGGTGAGCCGGATGTTGCGCGAGCTGGGCGCGCGCGTGCTGGACGCGGACGTGCTCGCCCGTGAGGTGGTGGAGCCCGGCACGCCCGGCCTCCAGCGCATCCGCGAACGCTTCCCTGGGGTGGTGGGTCCCGACGGCCGGCTGGACCGGGTCCGGCTGGGCGCCCACATCTTCGCGGACCCCGCCGAGCGCGCCGCCCTCAACGCCATCGTGCACCCGGAGGTGCGCGCCCTGTTCCTCCAGAAGCTCCAGGCGCTGGAGGCGGAGGGCATCACCCACGCCATCTATGACGTGCCGCTGCTCATCGAGACGGGGCTGCACACGGCGATGGAGGGCGTGGCCGTGGTGTGGGTGCCGCGCGACGTGCAGAAGGCGCGGCTGATGGCGCGCGACGGGCTGGACGCGGAACAAGCGGAGGCGCGACTCCAGGCGCAGCTGTCGCTGGACGACAAGCGCGCGCACGCGACGTGGGTCATCGACAACAGCGGCGCGCCGGAGGCCACCCGTCCACAGGTGGAAGCCGTGTGGCGGGCGATGCTCGCGCGCGGCTGA
- a CDS encoding cytochrome c family protein, with protein sequence MKSKHARATETLAEGQKKDARCLSCHAPDQSEQSLTAVTCETCHGGGQYYSPSYVMKDPELARLVGLVDPSEKQCRTCHDASSPSLRPFDFKEALKAIDHWSAERARKQTRADAAPSTPAPATAKK encoded by the coding sequence ATGAAGTCCAAGCACGCCCGGGCCACGGAGACGCTGGCGGAGGGGCAGAAGAAGGACGCGCGCTGCCTGTCCTGCCACGCGCCGGACCAGTCCGAGCAGTCGCTCACGGCCGTCACCTGCGAGACGTGCCACGGGGGCGGGCAGTACTACTCGCCGTCCTACGTGATGAAGGACCCGGAGCTGGCGCGGCTGGTGGGGTTGGTGGACCCGTCGGAGAAGCAGTGCCGCACCTGCCATGACGCCTCGTCTCCCTCGCTGCGCCCGTTCGACTTCAAGGAAGCGCTGAAGGCCATCGACCACTGGTCCGCCGAACGCGCTCGCAAGCAGACCCGCGCGGACGCGGCCCCCTCCACGCCGGCTCCTGCCACGGCGAAGAAGTAA
- the yihA gene encoding ribosome biogenesis GTP-binding protein YihA/YsxC, with the protein MIKILDSRFVTTAVELKGLPTDHAAEVAFVGRSNVGKSSMINALTNRRKLVRVSNTPGRTRTLNFFDVDLDRDGQRHTVRLADLPGYGFAKASKADKAQWQAMITSYLKNRHRLEVVVSIIDAEVGPTPEDLQTLDYLQEHNRRILVVATKVDRLTKAQRKPRLHAVAAQLELPREAVIPFSSTEKLGVEEVWGTLLDTFGKATRV; encoded by the coding sequence TTGATAAAGATCCTCGACTCCCGCTTCGTCACCACCGCCGTGGAGCTCAAGGGCCTGCCCACGGACCACGCCGCGGAGGTGGCCTTCGTCGGCCGCTCCAACGTGGGCAAGTCGTCCATGATCAACGCCCTGACGAACCGGCGGAAGCTGGTGCGCGTGTCCAACACGCCCGGGCGCACCCGCACCCTCAACTTCTTCGACGTGGACCTGGACCGCGACGGGCAGCGCCACACGGTGCGCCTGGCGGACCTGCCCGGCTACGGCTTCGCCAAGGCGAGCAAGGCGGACAAGGCCCAGTGGCAGGCGATGATCACCTCCTACCTGAAGAACCGGCACCGGCTGGAGGTGGTGGTGAGCATCATCGACGCGGAGGTGGGCCCCACTCCGGAAGACCTCCAGACGCTGGACTATCTGCAGGAGCACAACCGCCGCATCCTCGTCGTGGCCACCAAGGTGGACCGGCTGACGAAGGCGCAGCGCAAGCCCCGGCTGCACGCGGTGGCCGCGCAGCTGGAGCTGCCCCGCGAGGCGGTGATCCCGTTCTCCTCCACCGAAAAGCTGGGCGTGGAGGAGGTGTGGGGCACGCTGCTGGACACCTTCGGCAAGGCCACCCGCGTCTGA
- a CDS encoding DUF6178 family protein, producing the protein MSQNGKTNGGVSPLAPREERQRLMRLSPRQRVAALYDAEDTPALVRSLPAEDLYVTIQEVGLADTTDLVQLASPAQFRTFVDLGGWSKDKLEPHAVLTWLRAARGDEPEDFLRKVHAVDLEVVETLLKEFTVVHDLEENPDVNPQGVTMETPEGRYLVELKVDGVEMSAMRALLNDLIAENPFEAVRLFEAVRWEIPSELEETAFQFRRARLSDLGFPSLEDALALFSRVDVPPRPSSNAAPALTATGGHLDYLEAAFRDLSDVERMNAEDELREVANAVLVAELGDPGDLDAVRRVGEWVRDYLSLGLEHLTGGDPSKAPEALRDTPLRRVFQVGFTLTLQLKYRADRLFKAPFVKLDDVPLVLPEEAAALEALRRKRPRRALRVPGAEAVPFRSLREVAGSEVLLARAEGQVAALGALLGGSDGAARTVLARFGVSLDVLGVERLWAAGVAMAVLEERVDVRPVPLGRTVELGQRLFEGTPDSPRLRPSAAERAVATLSPAVPEGAREELRRVVNVTLVRLLSELGSPWLREGRLDLIASAVLPMESAPVP; encoded by the coding sequence GTGTCCCAGAACGGCAAGACGAACGGTGGTGTTTCGCCCCTCGCTCCCCGCGAGGAGCGTCAGCGGTTGATGCGCCTGTCCCCGCGCCAGCGGGTGGCGGCGCTCTACGACGCGGAGGATACGCCCGCGCTGGTGCGCTCGCTGCCAGCGGAGGACCTGTACGTCACCATCCAGGAGGTGGGGCTGGCGGACACGACGGACCTCGTGCAGCTGGCGTCGCCCGCGCAGTTCCGCACCTTCGTGGACCTGGGCGGCTGGTCGAAGGACAAGCTGGAGCCGCACGCGGTGCTCACCTGGCTGCGCGCCGCGCGCGGGGATGAACCCGAGGACTTCCTGCGCAAGGTGCACGCGGTGGACCTGGAGGTGGTGGAGACGCTCCTCAAGGAGTTCACCGTCGTCCACGACCTGGAGGAGAACCCGGACGTCAACCCGCAGGGCGTGACGATGGAGACCCCGGAGGGGCGCTACCTGGTGGAGCTGAAGGTGGACGGCGTGGAGATGTCCGCCATGCGCGCGCTCCTCAACGACCTCATCGCGGAGAACCCCTTCGAAGCGGTGCGCCTCTTCGAGGCCGTGCGCTGGGAGATTCCCTCCGAGCTGGAGGAGACCGCGTTCCAGTTCCGCCGCGCGCGCCTGTCCGACCTGGGCTTCCCGTCGCTGGAGGACGCCCTGGCGCTCTTCAGCCGCGTGGACGTGCCGCCGCGTCCCTCGAGCAACGCCGCCCCCGCGCTCACCGCCACGGGCGGCCACCTGGACTACCTGGAGGCCGCCTTCCGCGACCTGTCCGACGTGGAGCGGATGAACGCGGAGGATGAGCTGCGCGAAGTGGCCAACGCGGTGCTCGTCGCGGAGCTGGGCGACCCGGGCGACCTGGACGCCGTGCGCCGCGTGGGCGAATGGGTGCGCGACTACCTGTCGCTGGGCCTGGAGCACCTGACGGGCGGCGACCCGTCCAAGGCGCCGGAGGCGCTGCGCGACACGCCCCTGCGCCGCGTCTTCCAGGTGGGCTTCACGCTGACGCTCCAGCTCAAGTACCGCGCGGACCGCCTCTTCAAGGCGCCCTTCGTGAAGCTGGACGACGTGCCGCTGGTGCTCCCCGAGGAGGCCGCCGCGCTGGAGGCCCTGCGGCGCAAGCGGCCCCGCCGCGCGCTGCGCGTGCCCGGCGCGGAAGCGGTGCCGTTCCGCTCGCTCCGGGAGGTGGCCGGTTCGGAGGTGCTGCTCGCGCGCGCCGAGGGCCAGGTGGCGGCGCTGGGCGCGCTGCTGGGCGGCTCCGACGGCGCGGCGCGCACGGTGCTGGCCCGCTTCGGCGTCTCGCTGGATGTGCTGGGCGTGGAGCGGCTGTGGGCGGCGGGCGTCGCCATGGCCGTGCTGGAGGAGCGCGTGGACGTGCGGCCCGTGCCCCTGGGGCGCACGGTGGAGCTGGGCCAGCGCCTCTTCGAAGGCACGCCGGATTCGCCTCGCCTGCGCCCGAGCGCGGCGGAGCGCGCGGTGGCGACGCTGTCGCCCGCGGTGCCGGAAGGCGCGCGCGAGGAGCTGCGTCGGGTGGTGAACGTCACGCTGGTGCGGCTGCTGTCGGAGCTGGGGTCGCCGTGGCTTCGCGAGGGGCGCCTGGACTTGATCGCCTCCGCGGTGCTTCCGATGGAGAGCGCGCCAGTCCCGTAG
- a CDS encoding O-antigen ligase family protein yields MGPGAQGQRRDVLAFFMLAGFAAVMYAVPGEWLPALEPLRLALLTSGLAAGLMVMRRLGKAEPIYFDGARGIALLAFSSLAFCSMAWSVNPEVTRGQGVELLKLTAIYLTLVNVITTGKRLAVVCGAMVLGAIVTSIGVINWYLVGENMVEGFRSRWVGVYADPNHMAMNMVLVVPLAVAFLARKSTPWVFRVLCAGSAVLAVVAIVLSHSRGGFIGLSVAMALWAIREKRRLQAIVLGSVFVLGLAVFAPKSFWERNETVADFHEDASAMGRVYAWQVASRISLDKPLLGVGAGGFRYAWFEYAPPEAHRAYVAHNIFLDVIGELGWVGLLCFLVFSGGAVGGAVAASADSEMGWLARALSASVAGYLICDLFSGYILSAHCYVLFGLAASAHRIAQARERALAVGRQPVLKQTPVATWEGTGHAA; encoded by the coding sequence ATGGGACCGGGCGCGCAGGGGCAGCGTCGCGACGTGCTGGCTTTCTTCATGCTCGCGGGGTTCGCGGCGGTGATGTACGCGGTGCCGGGTGAGTGGCTCCCGGCGTTGGAGCCGCTGCGGCTCGCGCTGCTGACGTCGGGCCTTGCGGCCGGGCTGATGGTGATGCGGCGGCTGGGCAAGGCGGAGCCGATCTATTTCGACGGCGCGCGCGGCATCGCGCTGCTGGCGTTCTCCTCATTGGCGTTCTGCTCGATGGCGTGGAGCGTGAACCCGGAGGTGACGCGCGGACAGGGCGTGGAGCTGCTGAAGCTCACGGCCATCTATCTGACGCTCGTCAACGTCATCACCACGGGCAAGCGGCTGGCGGTGGTGTGCGGCGCGATGGTGCTGGGCGCCATCGTGACGTCCATTGGCGTCATCAATTGGTACCTCGTCGGCGAGAACATGGTGGAGGGCTTCCGGTCGCGCTGGGTGGGCGTGTACGCGGATCCCAACCACATGGCGATGAACATGGTGCTGGTGGTGCCGCTGGCGGTGGCGTTCCTGGCGCGCAAGAGCACCCCTTGGGTGTTCCGCGTGCTGTGCGCGGGGTCCGCGGTGCTGGCGGTGGTGGCCATCGTGCTGTCGCACTCGCGAGGCGGCTTCATTGGCCTGTCGGTGGCGATGGCGCTGTGGGCCATCCGCGAGAAGCGCCGCCTGCAGGCCATCGTGCTGGGCAGCGTGTTCGTGCTGGGCCTGGCGGTGTTCGCGCCCAAGAGCTTCTGGGAGCGCAACGAGACGGTGGCGGACTTCCACGAGGACGCGTCCGCCATGGGCCGCGTGTATGCGTGGCAGGTGGCCAGCCGCATCAGCCTGGACAAGCCGCTCCTGGGCGTGGGCGCGGGCGGCTTCCGCTACGCGTGGTTCGAGTACGCGCCGCCGGAGGCGCACCGGGCCTACGTGGCGCACAACATCTTCCTCGACGTCATCGGGGAGCTGGGGTGGGTGGGCCTCCTGTGCTTCCTGGTGTTCTCGGGCGGGGCCGTGGGCGGCGCGGTGGCCGCGTCGGCGGACTCGGAAATGGGGTGGCTGGCGCGCGCGCTATCGGCGTCCGTGGCCGGCTACCTCATCTGTGACTTGTTCTCGGGCTACATCCTGTCCGCGCATTGCTACGTGCTCTTCGGCCTGGCCGCGAGCGCGCACCGCATCGCGCAGGCACGGGAGCGGGCCCTGGCGGTGGGGAGGCAGCCGGTCTTGAAGCAGACGCCGGTCGCCACGTGGGAGGGGACTGGGCATGCGGCGTGA